The following coding sequences are from one Sylvia atricapilla isolate bSylAtr1 chromosome 15, bSylAtr1.pri, whole genome shotgun sequence window:
- the SNN gene encoding stannin: MSITDHSPTTGVVTVIVTLIAIAALGALILGCWCYLRLQKLSQSEDEESIVGEGETKEPFLLVQYSAKGPCVERKAKLTPNGPEAHS, encoded by the coding sequence ATGTCTATCACAGATCACAGCCCCACCACCGGAGTGGTGACTGTCATCGTTACCCTGATCGCTATCGCAGCTCTGGGAGCCCTGATCCTGGGCTGCTGGTGCTACCTGAGGCTGCAGAAGCTCAGCCAGTCTGAGGATGAGGAAAGCATTGTGGGTGAGGGAGAGACCAAAGAGCCCTTTCTGCTGGTGCAGTACTCTGCTAAGGGACCCTGTGTggagaggaaagcaaagctgACTCCAAATGGCCCAGAAGCACACAGCTAA